A portion of the Bacillota bacterium genome contains these proteins:
- a CDS encoding biotin transporter BioY encodes MERMETAMTSRRAGTSSLTRVAVFAALTSVLAFISIPLPFGPVPMTAQSFGTMLAGLILDPGEAASSQVLYIFLGIAGMPVFAGNSSGLGVLTGPTGGYLWGFVVGAYVIALLTRRGTHGKPPSTTSSITACVLGGVLVVYALGVLQLWTVTRLPLGKAIFAGALPFLPGDLLKACIAGSAGSRLRRAVRASQAHRTIG; translated from the coding sequence ATGGAGAGAATGGAGACAGCGATGACTTCACGCAGAGCCGGTACAAGCTCATTGACGAGGGTGGCGGTCTTCGCCGCGCTCACGAGCGTGCTGGCATTCATATCGATCCCCTTGCCGTTTGGCCCAGTCCCCATGACGGCGCAATCCTTCGGAACGATGCTCGCGGGCCTGATCCTCGACCCCGGTGAGGCCGCGTCAAGCCAGGTGCTCTACATATTCCTCGGCATCGCGGGCATGCCCGTTTTCGCAGGGAACTCCTCGGGCTTGGGAGTGCTGACAGGGCCCACCGGGGGATATCTCTGGGGGTTCGTTGTGGGAGCGTACGTGATAGCCCTCCTGACTCGAAGAGGGACGCACGGCAAGCCGCCCAGCACGACCTCATCGATCACGGCGTGCGTGTTGGGCGGCGTACTGGTTGTCTATGCCCTGGGAGTCCTGCAGCTTTGGACGGTTACACGGCTTCCGCTGGGCAAGGCCATCTTTGCGGGAGCTCTGCCTTTCCTTCCTGGCGACCTACTGAAAGCTTGCATAGCAGGGTCAGCCGGCTCGCGGCTCCGCAGGGCGGTGCGCGCGTCACAAGCCCACCGGACCATAGGATGA
- a CDS encoding GNAT family N-acetyltransferase: protein MATDVRIRNARPDDSPIGAALLRMSFPSERAADAVFGLGDPDRARGALRAFFMRDANRFSYEFALVAEEGDRVVGMLLGYESRRVRRLNLNMAFQAPFVYGLRRALRVAMSSGSLLFAIPRPGPGEFYIERVAVLPAWRGRGIGTQLLEAAEKRAKAAGIGKCSLDVDIDNEAARRLYERLGYNLIRTYVLRGKARRCGIRGLHRMVKTLA, encoded by the coding sequence ATGGCGACAGACGTTCGCATACGCAACGCGCGGCCGGACGACTCCCCGATAGGCGCGGCTCTCTTGAGGATGTCCTTTCCGTCGGAACGCGCGGCAGACGCCGTTTTCGGACTAGGCGATCCTGATCGCGCGCGCGGAGCGCTGAGGGCCTTTTTCATGAGGGACGCGAACCGGTTCAGCTATGAGTTCGCCTTGGTGGCTGAGGAAGGAGACCGCGTCGTCGGAATGCTCCTCGGATACGAAAGCCGTAGAGTGAGACGGCTGAATCTCAACATGGCCTTTCAAGCTCCGTTCGTGTACGGATTGCGGAGGGCCTTGCGCGTCGCCATGTCCTCGGGTTCCCTCCTTTTTGCCATTCCCCGGCCAGGACCGGGCGAGTTCTACATAGAGCGCGTCGCTGTGCTTCCGGCGTGGCGAGGGCGTGGCATCGGCACACAGCTCCTCGAAGCGGCTGAGAAGAGGGCCAAAGCCGCCGGAATCGGCAAGTGCTCCCTGGACGTTGACATCGACAACGAGGCCGCTCGAAGGCTGTACGAGCGTCTGGGCTACAATCTTATTCGCACGTACGTTCTCCGGGGGAAGGCGCGCAGGTGCGGAATCAGAGGCCTGCACCGGATGGTAAAGACACTAGCATAG
- a CDS encoding TAXI family TRAP transporter solute-binding subunit: MRRFTKAMVMVAALTLVLSMVGIGGEAATKVFIRIPTASMGGSFYPAGSVIASLINDKLGKEGVVASAQESGGSPENINMMSKGEAEAAVLLASVVVDAYNGKGAFKDRPYRDLRMITVLWPNVVQMVVTEKSGIKTYQELRGKRVSVGQLGSGTEPNTIAALDGAGMTYKDIVPEFLGFSQSADAIKDGRIVAAQLSGGIPHPSVLDLFASRVGVRLLSMTQDEVKRASELHPEFSEFTIEPNTYPGQDYAVRTIATTTALGIRKDIPEDLVYKITKTIFENLDYIHRSYSGLSYMSLERAIPGLVAPLHPGAIRYFKERGIKIPEKLIPPEYKG; the protein is encoded by the coding sequence GTGCGAAGATTCACGAAGGCGATGGTCATGGTAGCGGCGCTCACACTCGTCTTGAGCATGGTGGGCATCGGCGGGGAGGCTGCCACGAAAGTATTCATCCGCATTCCCACGGCGAGCATGGGAGGCTCGTTCTATCCCGCGGGCTCGGTCATCGCGAGCCTCATCAACGACAAGCTGGGTAAGGAAGGCGTCGTTGCATCTGCCCAGGAATCAGGAGGATCTCCCGAGAACATCAACATGATGTCTAAAGGCGAGGCGGAAGCCGCGGTTCTACTTGCAAGCGTCGTGGTTGACGCTTACAACGGCAAAGGGGCATTCAAGGACAGGCCTTACAGGGACCTTCGGATGATAACGGTGCTGTGGCCCAACGTCGTCCAGATGGTCGTGACCGAGAAATCGGGCATCAAGACGTACCAGGAACTGAGAGGAAAGCGGGTCTCAGTCGGTCAACTTGGAAGCGGCACAGAGCCGAACACCATAGCCGCCTTGGACGGCGCGGGAATGACATACAAGGATATAGTCCCGGAGTTCCTGGGATTCTCCCAGTCCGCAGACGCGATAAAGGATGGGCGAATCGTGGCCGCGCAGCTGTCCGGAGGTATCCCTCATCCGTCAGTGCTGGACCTGTTCGCCAGCAGGGTAGGGGTGCGGCTTCTGTCAATGACGCAGGACGAGGTCAAGCGCGCGTCTGAGCTGCACCCGGAGTTCTCTGAGTTCACCATAGAGCCGAACACGTACCCGGGCCAAGACTACGCGGTGCGTACAATCGCCACGACGACGGCCTTGGGTATCAGAAAGGACATCCCGGAGGACCTCGTTTACAAGATCACCAAGACCATATTCGAGAACCTAGACTACATTCACAGGTCGTACTCCGGACTGTCATACATGTCGCTCGAGCGTGCCATACCGGGGCTCGTCGCTCCCTTGCATCCCGGGGCGATCCGGTACTTCAAGGAGCGTGGCATCAAGATCCCTGAGAAGCTGATTCCGCCCGAGTACAAAGGATGA
- a CDS encoding TRAP transporter permease: protein MTARSENTSSSRSGPRRVAGIAASICSIIAVAFAVFEIWSNSFSFLPTLKINAIHLAFLMALCFLLYPARRGASRDRIPAVDWILAIVGAGCALYFCFSFDALYNRGMIPLPRDYVVAVIGILLVLEAGRRSTGPILPVLAIVFLLYARFGRYVPGVFAHGGFPWSRIVSRMFMTDAGVFGTTLTISSTYLFLFVLFGEFLAKSGVGEFFNDFAFSLIGHRRGGPAQVSVVSSALMGTISGSSIANVATTGSFTIPLMKRIGYTPDFAGAVEATASTGGMIMPPIMGAAAFLMAGFLGVPYTTIMVAGIIPAILYYLSLFFVIDMEAQQLGLQGLPKADLPRLGRVLKEKGYLIVPVLVIIYALISGLTAITSAFAGLISTVLVSFVSRKSRMGLKKIVEALAQGARSIVPIGLACAVVGFIVGVTGMTALGSVVAYNMIELARGSLILALVFVLLASLVASMGLPATACYVVVATIAAPALVRMNVPPLAAHFFVFWFGCLSGITPPVALASYTAAGIAGSSPNKTAMTALRLAAPGFLLPFLLVYRPELLGLHTTLSRFLVSVGVAAVACLSTACCTHGYLMGRLSTWERALMGVGSLMLVNPDMWSYVGVTIIIAVIAYRWYRMRTGRNRSAGVKLQAAARTGS, encoded by the coding sequence GTGACAGCGCGTTCGGAGAACACATCGAGCTCTCGATCAGGACCACGGCGTGTAGCAGGCATCGCGGCATCCATATGTTCGATAATAGCCGTAGCCTTTGCGGTTTTCGAAATATGGAGCAACAGCTTTTCGTTCCTTCCCACCCTGAAGATCAACGCGATTCACCTAGCTTTTCTGATGGCCCTATGTTTCCTTCTGTATCCGGCGCGGCGGGGGGCTAGCAGAGACAGGATACCGGCCGTAGATTGGATCCTGGCCATAGTTGGGGCGGGGTGTGCCCTGTACTTCTGTTTTTCGTTCGATGCCTTGTACAACCGTGGCATGATCCCTCTTCCGCGGGACTACGTTGTCGCGGTCATCGGCATTCTCCTCGTCCTCGAGGCAGGGAGGAGGTCCACGGGACCCATACTCCCGGTCCTGGCAATCGTGTTCCTGTTGTACGCGAGGTTCGGCCGATACGTTCCGGGCGTTTTCGCGCATGGCGGGTTTCCGTGGTCCCGCATTGTGTCGAGGATGTTCATGACCGACGCCGGGGTTTTCGGAACGACCCTCACCATTTCCTCGACGTACCTCTTTCTCTTCGTCCTCTTCGGTGAGTTCCTGGCGAAGAGCGGGGTGGGTGAGTTCTTCAACGACTTCGCGTTCTCATTGATCGGCCACAGAAGGGGTGGCCCCGCACAAGTCTCGGTGGTTTCGAGCGCGCTCATGGGCACTATAAGCGGGAGTTCCATCGCAAACGTGGCGACTACGGGGAGCTTCACCATCCCGCTCATGAAACGCATCGGGTACACACCTGACTTTGCGGGAGCCGTGGAGGCCACCGCCTCCACCGGCGGGATGATCATGCCGCCGATCATGGGCGCAGCAGCGTTTTTGATGGCGGGGTTCCTTGGTGTTCCATACACCACCATCATGGTTGCGGGCATAATCCCGGCGATTCTTTACTATCTCTCTCTGTTCTTCGTGATAGACATGGAGGCGCAGCAGCTCGGACTACAAGGTCTTCCGAAGGCGGATCTGCCGAGGTTGGGCAGGGTGCTGAAGGAGAAGGGCTACCTGATCGTGCCCGTGCTCGTGATCATCTACGCCCTCATCTCCGGTCTCACCGCGATAACTTCGGCGTTCGCCGGCCTCATATCGACGGTCCTTGTAAGCTTTGTGAGCAGGAAGTCGAGGATGGGTCTGAAGAAGATAGTGGAAGCCCTTGCCCAAGGCGCACGGAGCATAGTGCCCATAGGCCTTGCCTGCGCGGTGGTGGGATTCATCGTGGGAGTGACCGGAATGACCGCCTTGGGATCCGTGGTCGCTTACAACATGATAGAGCTTGCAAGGGGCAGCTTGATTCTCGCGCTCGTTTTCGTGCTTCTGGCCTCCCTCGTTGCGAGCATGGGGCTGCCCGCTACCGCGTGTTACGTCGTGGTCGCGACCATCGCCGCTCCGGCGCTCGTGCGGATGAACGTCCCGCCACTGGCGGCACACTTCTTCGTGTTCTGGTTCGGCTGCTTGTCCGGGATAACGCCTCCGGTGGCACTGGCTTCCTACACGGCCGCAGGGATCGCTGGCTCGAGCCCGAACAAGACGGCAATGACTGCGCTGCGTCTTGCGGCGCCTGGATTCCTTCTGCCGTTCCTGTTGGTGTATAGGCCGGAACTGCTAGGCCTACACACCACGCTTTCAAGGTTCCTCGTCTCCGTCGGCGTGGCCGCCGTGGCGTGTCTGTCGACGGCTTGTTGCACCCACGGATACTTGATGGGCAGGCTATCCACCTGGGAGAGGGCTTTGATGGGAGTCGGCAGCTTGATGCTTGTTAACCCTGACATGTGGTCGTACGTTGGGGTAACCATCATAATCGCCGTCATCGCATACCGCTGGTACCGCATGAGGACGGGGCGCAATCGATCGGCGGGTGTCAAGCTCCAGGCCGCCGCAAGGACTGGGAGCTGA
- a CDS encoding GntR family transcriptional regulator, protein MSKECDASNRGQQAEKAYLEIRDRIKKGIWGPGYRLVERTVAEELGMSRTPVRAAFERLFSEGLVELVPNRGAVVVNLSPEDAIEILQMRQALEVLACRLAVPRLTDDAMKRLAEILVEMEKAVDENDLYRYSDLNGVFHRIIVDASGSKRLAETLDLLKTQTVRHRLTSLLTPGRARNSVAEHEAIVRELARSRKEGTSIYAEEAMRQHIDGLLAGLLYAAQRTTEQGGFGIGL, encoded by the coding sequence GTGAGCAAAGAATGCGATGCTTCAAACAGAGGTCAGCAAGCCGAGAAAGCGTACCTCGAAATCCGAGACCGCATTAAGAAGGGCATCTGGGGTCCCGGCTACCGTCTGGTGGAGCGGACCGTCGCGGAGGAGCTCGGTATGAGTCGTACCCCGGTGAGAGCGGCGTTCGAGAGGCTCTTCTCCGAGGGGTTGGTCGAGCTGGTGCCGAACAGGGGAGCCGTTGTGGTGAACCTCTCGCCAGAGGACGCCATTGAGATCCTTCAGATGAGGCAAGCGCTGGAGGTGCTGGCGTGCAGGCTTGCCGTCCCACGATTGACAGACGACGCAATGAAGCGACTGGCGGAGATTCTCGTAGAAATGGAGAAGGCCGTTGACGAGAACGACCTCTACCGATACTCCGACTTGAACGGAGTCTTCCACCGGATCATAGTGGACGCGAGCGGGAGCAAGCGCCTGGCGGAAACGCTGGACCTCCTCAAGACCCAGACCGTTCGGCATAGGCTGACGTCGTTGCTGACACCAGGTCGGGCGCGCAACTCCGTGGCTGAACACGAGGCTATCGTTCGCGAGCTCGCCAGGTCTCGGAAGGAGGGAACGTCGATATACGCCGAAGAGGCAATGCGCCAGCACATCGACGGCCTTCTTGCCGGCCTGCTCTACGCCGCACAAAGAACCACTGAACAGGGCGGGTTTGGGATAGGCCTCTGA